One Amycolatopsis sp. NBC_00355 genomic window carries:
- a CDS encoding MBL fold metallo-hydrolase: MPERKVRTTFAGVSNVLISDGTSAILVDGFFSRPSLLKMATRVSPSRSRIDECLRRLDVTKLDAVLVAHSHVDHVLDAPVVAQRTGATLCGSPSTRRVQEGYDLAAEPFHELVPGEPVKFGEFTVTPVDARHSDGDRVPGEITEPVRVPAKASAFKTGRCYSFHVAHPEGDVLVHPSANFVPGALSGYSADVVYLGAGAAGKQTEEWREEYWRETVGALGPRVVRPVHWDAFWRPLSKPLKLLPKLFDDLDTTMATFKRLAAETGIDLALPELWKTE; encoded by the coding sequence ATGCCCGAACGGAAAGTGCGCACCACGTTCGCCGGGGTGTCCAACGTCCTGATCAGCGACGGGACGTCGGCGATCCTGGTCGACGGCTTCTTCTCCCGGCCGTCGCTGCTGAAGATGGCCACCCGCGTCTCGCCGTCCCGGAGCCGGATCGACGAGTGCCTGCGCCGGCTGGACGTCACGAAGCTGGACGCCGTCCTGGTGGCCCACTCCCATGTGGACCACGTCCTGGACGCGCCGGTGGTCGCCCAGCGGACCGGCGCCACGCTGTGCGGCTCGCCGTCGACGCGCCGGGTCCAGGAGGGCTACGACCTCGCCGCCGAACCGTTCCACGAGCTGGTGCCGGGCGAGCCGGTGAAGTTCGGCGAGTTCACGGTGACCCCCGTCGACGCCCGGCACAGCGACGGCGACCGGGTCCCGGGCGAGATCACCGAACCGGTCCGGGTCCCCGCGAAGGCGAGCGCGTTCAAGACCGGCCGGTGCTATTCGTTCCACGTCGCGCACCCCGAGGGTGACGTCCTGGTCCACCCGTCGGCGAACTTCGTCCCGGGCGCCCTGTCCGGCTACTCGGCGGACGTCGTCTACCTGGGCGCCGGAGCGGCCGGGAAGCAGACGGAGGAGTGGCGGGAGGAGTACTGGCGCGAGACGGTCGGCGCCCTCGGCCCGCGAGTGGTCCGCCCGGTGCACTGGGACGCCTTCTGGCGCCCGCTGTCCAAGCCGTTGAAGCTGCTCCCGAAGCTGTTCGACGACCTGGACACGACAATGGCCACGTTCAAGCGCCTCGCCGCCGAAACCGGCATAGACCTGGCCCTCCCGGAACTCTGGAAGACCGAGTGA
- a CDS encoding PLP-dependent cysteine synthase family protein: MARFESLLDALGGTPLVGLPRLSPTHDVRLWAKLEDRNPTGSIKDRPALAMIEAAEREGKLRRGSTILEPTSGNTGISLAMAAKLKGYGLVCVMPENTSTERKQLLQAYGARIVFSPAAGGSNEAVRRAKELSAANPEWVMLYQYGNPANADAHYRGTGPELLKDLPTLTHFVGGLGTTGTLVGCGRYLHEAKPDVQIIAAEPRYGELVYGLRNLDEGFVPELYDPSVLNGRYSVGAYDALRRTRELLEHEGIFAGISTGAVLHAALAVAEKAVAAGKPADVAFVVADAGWKYLSTGAYAGSLDEAAERLDGQLWA; this comes from the coding sequence ATGGCTCGCTTCGAGTCCCTGCTCGACGCGCTCGGTGGCACCCCGCTGGTCGGGCTGCCCCGGCTCTCGCCGACGCACGACGTGCGCCTGTGGGCGAAGCTGGAGGACCGCAACCCGACCGGCTCGATCAAGGACCGCCCCGCGCTGGCCATGATCGAAGCCGCCGAGCGTGAAGGCAAGCTGCGGCGCGGCTCCACGATCCTGGAGCCGACGTCGGGCAACACCGGCATCTCGCTGGCCATGGCCGCCAAGCTCAAGGGTTACGGGCTGGTCTGCGTGATGCCGGAGAACACCTCGACCGAGCGCAAGCAGCTGCTGCAGGCCTACGGCGCGCGGATCGTGTTCTCGCCGGCCGCGGGCGGCTCGAACGAGGCCGTCCGGCGGGCGAAGGAACTGTCCGCGGCGAACCCCGAGTGGGTGATGCTGTACCAGTACGGCAACCCGGCCAACGCGGACGCGCACTACCGCGGCACCGGGCCCGAGCTGCTCAAGGACCTGCCGACGCTGACGCACTTCGTCGGCGGCCTCGGCACGACCGGCACGCTGGTCGGCTGCGGCCGGTACCTGCACGAGGCGAAGCCGGACGTCCAGATCATCGCGGCCGAACCGCGTTACGGCGAGCTGGTGTACGGCCTGCGCAACCTCGACGAGGGGTTCGTCCCGGAGCTGTACGACCCCAGCGTGCTCAACGGCCGGTACTCGGTCGGCGCGTACGACGCGCTGCGCCGGACGCGGGAGCTGCTGGAGCACGAAGGCATCTTCGCGGGCATTTCGACGGGCGCGGTGCTGCACGCGGCGCTGGCCGTCGCCGAGAAGGCCGTGGCCGCCGGCAAGCCCGCCGACGTGGCGTTCGTCGTCGCCGACGCCGGCTGGAAGTACCTGTCGACGGGGGCTTACGCGGGCTCGCTGGACGAGGCCGCCGAGCGGCTCGACGGGCAGCTCTGGGCCTGA
- a CDS encoding MoaD/ThiS family protein — MAVTVSIPTILRTHTGGEKSVEAKGATVLQVIDDVESRHAGLKARLVKEEKLHRFINVYVNDEDVRFAGGLEAEVKDGDTLTILPAVAGG; from the coding sequence ATGGCCGTGACCGTCTCCATCCCGACGATCCTGCGCACCCACACCGGCGGCGAGAAGTCCGTCGAGGCGAAGGGCGCGACCGTCCTGCAGGTCATCGACGACGTCGAGTCCCGGCACGCCGGTCTCAAGGCGCGCCTGGTGAAGGAGGAGAAGCTGCACCGCTTCATCAACGTCTACGTGAACGACGAGGACGTGCGCTTCGCCGGCGGGCTCGAGGCCGAGGTCAAGGACGGCGACACCCTGACCATCCTCCCCGCCGTGGCCGGTGGCTGA
- a CDS encoding M67 family metallopeptidase — MLRIRRELVDEIVAHARRDHPDEACGVIAGAEGSDVPERFIPMLNAARSPTFYEFDSGDLLKLYREMAANDEEPVVIYHSHTATEAYPSRTDASIAAEPGAHYVLVSTRDPEVHEFRSYRIVDAEITEEPVEIVG; from the coding sequence GTGCTCCGGATCCGCCGTGAACTCGTCGACGAGATCGTCGCCCACGCCCGCCGTGACCATCCCGACGAGGCGTGCGGGGTGATCGCCGGGGCGGAGGGTTCCGATGTGCCCGAGCGGTTCATCCCGATGCTCAACGCGGCGCGGTCCCCGACGTTCTACGAGTTCGACTCGGGTGACCTGCTGAAGCTCTACCGCGAGATGGCCGCCAACGACGAGGAGCCGGTGGTGATCTACCACTCGCACACCGCGACCGAGGCGTACCCGTCGCGGACCGACGCGTCGATCGCGGCCGAGCCCGGCGCGCACTACGTGCTCGTCTCGACCCGGGACCCCGAAGTGCACGAGTTCCGGTCGTACCGGATCGTGGACGCCGAGATCACCGAGGAGCCGGTCGAGATCGTCGGCTGA
- a CDS encoding P1 family peptidase — MITDVPGVLVGHHERLGDGWATGTTVVLVPDGAVGAVDQRGGAPGTRETNLLEPENLVQRVNAVCLSGGSAYGLAAADGVMRWLAERNLGFPVGMRPHEVVPIVPAAVLFDLPRGEWGNRPDASFGYAACEAASESFALGTAGAGAGAAVGSLKGGIGSASEVVGEYTVGALAAVNAAGEAVDLATGRAYAADHGDFGVTWPSRPADLPPKRTDLNTTIGVVAVDAALSKAEARRLAVAAQDGLARAVRPAHTMFDGDTVFALATGARELPEASGPFGAAARPAALDALCSAAARVFARAMVHGLLAATTAGGVPAYREVWPEAFG, encoded by the coding sequence ATGATCACCGACGTCCCCGGCGTGCTGGTCGGGCACCACGAGCGGCTCGGGGACGGCTGGGCCACCGGGACGACGGTGGTGCTCGTGCCCGACGGCGCGGTCGGCGCCGTGGACCAGCGCGGCGGCGCGCCCGGGACCCGCGAGACGAACCTGCTGGAGCCGGAGAACCTGGTCCAGCGCGTCAACGCCGTCTGCCTCTCGGGCGGGTCGGCGTACGGGCTGGCCGCGGCCGACGGCGTCATGCGCTGGCTCGCGGAACGGAACCTGGGCTTCCCGGTCGGGATGCGGCCGCACGAGGTCGTGCCGATCGTGCCCGCGGCCGTGCTGTTCGACCTGCCGCGCGGCGAGTGGGGCAACCGGCCGGACGCGTCCTTCGGTTACGCGGCCTGCGAGGCGGCTTCGGAGTCGTTCGCGCTGGGGACGGCCGGGGCGGGTGCGGGGGCGGCCGTCGGGTCGCTCAAGGGCGGCATCGGCTCGGCCAGCGAGGTCGTCGGCGAGTACACGGTCGGGGCGCTGGCGGCGGTCAACGCGGCGGGCGAGGCCGTCGACCTCGCGACGGGCCGGGCGTACGCGGCCGACCACGGCGACTTCGGCGTGACCTGGCCTTCGCGGCCCGCCGACCTGCCGCCGAAGCGGACCGACCTGAACACGACGATCGGCGTCGTCGCGGTCGACGCGGCGCTGTCGAAGGCCGAGGCCCGGCGGCTCGCGGTGGCGGCCCAGGACGGCTTGGCGCGCGCGGTCCGCCCGGCGCACACGATGTTCGACGGCGACACGGTGTTCGCGCTGGCCACGGGCGCGCGGGAGCTGCCGGAGGCGAGCGGCCCGTTCGGCGCGGCGGCGCGCCCGGCGGCGTTGGACGCGCTCTGTTCGGCGGCGGCCCGGGTGTTCGCGCGGGCGATGGTGCACGGCCTGCTGGCCGCGACCACGGCCGGCGGCGTCCCGGCCTACCGCGAGGTCTGGCCGGAGGCGTTCGGCTAG
- a CDS encoding DUF2017 domain-containing protein, translated as MNGWRRKGAVIHAGFEQQEAAVLRGLVSQLEDMLTARAEEAPQDELAELTGIRTGPTESPDDPVLSRLLPDFHRLDPDNPTREDLDSAAAMRSLHEPELLDIKVGVAKIVLDTLPRDGGNVRLTEEQADAWLGALNDVRLALGTALDVTEDMPDELPEDDPRAPHLGVYHWLTWVQETLIQALAG; from the coding sequence GTGAACGGCTGGCGGCGCAAGGGCGCGGTCATCCACGCCGGGTTCGAGCAGCAGGAAGCGGCCGTGCTGCGCGGCCTGGTCAGCCAGCTCGAGGACATGCTCACCGCGCGCGCCGAGGAGGCGCCGCAGGACGAGCTCGCCGAGCTGACCGGCATCCGGACCGGCCCGACCGAGTCGCCGGACGACCCGGTGCTCTCGCGGCTGCTGCCCGACTTCCACCGGCTCGACCCGGACAACCCGACCCGCGAGGACCTCGACTCGGCCGCGGCGATGCGCTCGCTGCACGAGCCGGAGCTGCTCGACATCAAGGTCGGCGTGGCCAAGATCGTGCTCGACACGCTGCCGCGCGACGGCGGCAACGTCCGGCTGACCGAGGAGCAGGCCGACGCCTGGCTGGGCGCGCTCAACGACGTCCGGCTGGCGCTGGGCACCGCGCTCGACGTCACCGAGGACATGCCCGACGAGCTGCCCGAGGACGACCCGCGGGCGCCGCACCTGGGCGTCTACCACTGGCTGACCTGGGTGCAGGAGACGCTGATCCAGGCCCTGGCCGGATGA
- the clpS gene encoding ATP-dependent Clp protease adapter ClpS — translation MSTPVASEQTQVEPAGAEVAESDTPWRTVVWNDPVNLMSYVTYVFQKLFGYSRDHATKLMLDVHHKGKAIVSSGSKEKVEVDVAKLHAAGLWATMEQPS, via the coding sequence ATGTCCACGCCTGTCGCATCCGAGCAGACGCAGGTCGAGCCGGCCGGTGCCGAGGTCGCCGAGTCGGACACACCGTGGCGGACCGTGGTGTGGAACGACCCCGTCAACCTGATGTCGTACGTGACGTACGTCTTCCAGAAGCTGTTCGGGTACAGCCGCGACCACGCCACCAAGCTGATGCTGGACGTGCATCACAAGGGCAAGGCGATCGTGTCGTCGGGCAGCAAGGAAAAGGTGGAGGTGGACGTGGCGAAACTCCACGCGGCGGGCCTGTGGGCCACGATGGAGCAGCCGTCGTGA
- a CDS encoding nicotinate phosphoribosyltransferase: MGSPEPATTSTALLTDHYELTMLGSALADGTAARPCVFEAFARRLPAGRRYGVVAGTARVLDAIADFRFTDAELAQLEATAVVDDATLAWLADYEFAGDIDGYAEGELYFPGSPILTVTGSFAECVLLETLVLSILNHDSAIASAAARMSAAAHGRPIIEMGGRRTHEWAAVAAARASYLAGFATTSNLEAGRRYGIPTRGTVAHAFTLLHDSEEEAFRSQVDKMGADTTLLVDTYDITAGIEAAVRVAGPELGAIRIDSGDVGPLARRAREQLDSLGAKDTRIVVSGDLDEHAIAALRAEPVDAYGVGTSVVTGSGAPTAGMVYKLVEVDGKPVAKRSAHKESRGGRKSALRRHRGTGTAVEEVVWTVSGRAPEPEPNDRPLQLPLIRAGRVEPDLPTLDDARQRLRRGLVSLPWEGLKLSHGEPAIPTLFL; the protein is encoded by the coding sequence ATGGGTTCACCGGAGCCGGCCACGACCAGCACAGCGCTGCTCACCGACCACTACGAGCTGACCATGCTGGGCAGCGCGCTCGCCGACGGTACGGCGGCGCGCCCCTGCGTGTTCGAGGCGTTCGCCCGGCGGTTGCCGGCCGGGCGCCGCTACGGCGTCGTCGCGGGCACCGCCCGGGTGCTCGACGCGATCGCGGACTTCCGCTTCACCGACGCCGAGCTGGCGCAGCTGGAGGCCACCGCGGTGGTCGACGACGCGACGCTGGCCTGGCTCGCGGACTACGAGTTCGCCGGTGACATCGACGGCTACGCCGAGGGCGAGCTGTACTTCCCCGGCTCGCCGATCCTGACGGTCACCGGCTCGTTCGCCGAGTGCGTCCTGCTCGAGACGCTGGTGCTCTCGATCCTCAACCACGACAGCGCGATCGCCTCCGCCGCGGCCCGGATGTCGGCCGCCGCGCACGGCCGCCCGATCATCGAGATGGGCGGGCGCCGCACGCACGAGTGGGCCGCCGTCGCCGCCGCGCGCGCCTCCTACCTGGCCGGCTTCGCGACGACGTCCAACCTCGAGGCGGGCCGCCGCTACGGCATCCCGACCCGCGGCACCGTCGCGCACGCCTTCACGCTGCTGCACGACAGCGAGGAAGAGGCCTTCCGCTCGCAGGTCGACAAGATGGGCGCGGACACCACGCTGCTGGTCGACACCTACGACATCACCGCCGGCATCGAGGCCGCGGTGCGTGTCGCCGGCCCGGAGCTCGGCGCGATCCGGATCGACTCCGGCGACGTCGGCCCGCTCGCCCGCCGCGCCCGCGAGCAGCTGGACTCCCTCGGCGCGAAGGACACCCGGATCGTCGTCTCCGGCGACCTGGACGAGCACGCCATCGCCGCGCTGCGCGCCGAGCCGGTGGACGCGTACGGCGTCGGCACCTCGGTCGTCACCGGGTCCGGCGCGCCGACCGCGGGCATGGTCTACAAGCTGGTCGAAGTGGACGGCAAGCCGGTCGCCAAGCGCAGCGCGCACAAGGAGTCCCGCGGCGGGCGCAAGTCCGCGCTGCGGCGCCACCGCGGCACCGGCACGGCCGTCGAAGAGGTCGTCTGGACGGTATCGGGGCGGGCGCCCGAGCCGGAGCCGAACGACCGGCCGCTGCAGCTGCCGCTGATCCGTGCTGGCCGCGTCGAGCCGGATCTGCCTACGCTCGACGACGCCAGGCAGCGGTTGCGCCGCGGCCTGGTCAGCCTGCCGTGGGAGGGCCTGAAGCTCTCGCACGGCGAGCCCGCCATCCCGACGCTCTTCCTCTGA
- a CDS encoding isochorismatase family protein, whose protein sequence is MGTALIVVDVQNDFCEGGSLAVAGGAAAAATISALSATGGYSHVVATRDYHVDPGDHFSETPDFVASWPPHCVAGTPGASFHPALDVVPIGAVFSKGEYSAAYSGFEGASGDGKSLETWLREHDVTDVDVVGIATDYCVRATALDAARAGFGVRVLLDHTAGIAQASVDAALRDFAEAGVTHTGEAHVG, encoded by the coding sequence ATGGGAACCGCGCTGATCGTGGTGGACGTGCAGAACGACTTCTGCGAAGGCGGCTCGCTGGCGGTCGCCGGCGGCGCGGCGGCCGCGGCGACGATCTCGGCGCTGTCCGCGACCGGCGGCTACTCGCACGTCGTGGCCACCCGCGACTACCACGTCGACCCGGGTGACCACTTCAGCGAGACGCCCGACTTCGTCGCGAGCTGGCCGCCGCACTGCGTGGCCGGCACCCCGGGCGCGTCGTTCCACCCCGCCCTCGACGTCGTCCCGATCGGGGCGGTGTTCTCGAAGGGCGAGTACAGCGCGGCGTACTCCGGCTTCGAAGGCGCCTCCGGGGACGGGAAGTCCCTGGAGACCTGGCTGCGCGAACACGACGTGACCGACGTCGACGTCGTCGGAATCGCCACCGACTACTGCGTGCGCGCGACGGCGCTGGACGCGGCCCGGGCCGGGTTCGGCGTCCGCGTGCTGCTCGACCACACGGCGGGCATCGCCCAGGCTTCGGTGGACGCCGCGCTGCGGGACTTCGCCGAGGCCGGCGTCACGCACACCGGCGAGGCGCACGTCGGATGA
- a CDS encoding bifunctional 4-hydroxy-2-oxoglutarate aldolase/2-dehydro-3-deoxy-phosphogluconate aldolase — MKDLQAALAEHRLVAILRANDASRFADAAMVLHAAGIRLLEATLTTPGAPAAITALRLALGEDALIGAGSVREASDVDIAVDAGARYLITPTVNAAVLDRAAALDVPVVCGALTPTEIDQAWRLGAAAVKVFPIAAVGGVAYLRAVRAPLPDVPLVPTGGVHLADVESYLRSGAIAVAAATPLLGDALTSAGSLPDLATRAGEFVAAAARFATA, encoded by the coding sequence ATGAAGGACCTGCAGGCCGCCCTGGCGGAACACCGGCTCGTCGCGATCCTGCGGGCCAACGACGCGTCGCGCTTCGCCGACGCGGCGATGGTCCTGCACGCGGCGGGGATCCGCCTGCTCGAAGCCACTTTGACGACGCCGGGCGCGCCCGCGGCGATCACCGCCCTGCGCCTGGCGCTGGGCGAAGACGCGCTGATCGGCGCCGGCAGCGTCCGCGAGGCGTCCGATGTGGACATCGCGGTCGACGCCGGCGCCCGCTACCTGATCACGCCGACGGTCAATGCCGCGGTGCTCGATCGCGCCGCGGCCCTCGACGTCCCGGTGGTCTGCGGCGCGCTGACGCCGACGGAGATCGACCAGGCCTGGCGCCTCGGCGCGGCCGCGGTGAAGGTCTTCCCGATCGCGGCCGTGGGCGGCGTCGCCTACCTGCGCGCGGTCCGCGCCCCGCTGCCGGACGTCCCGCTCGTCCCGACCGGCGGCGTCCACCTGGCCGACGTCGAGAGCTACCTGCGTTCGGGCGCGATCGCGGTGGCGGCGGCGACACCCTTGCTGGGCGACGCCCTGACGTCCGCGGGCAGCCTCCCGGACCTGGCGACCCGAGCGGGCGAATTCGTCGCCGCCGCCGCCCGCTTCGCCACCGCCTGA
- a CDS encoding choice-of-anchor P family protein — MLAVTALAGPLLVAAAPVTSTGWASAGSLDVLIDNEHVVTGELAKCTADGPASARTDGGVTGDVASFGLGESGCGRSGEVAIAQASGHRFEASVLKRYGGPVITVRTFSAKCATSATGSGGEVSIGAVTGITVPAEIPPNDRIVIPGGPAGTALATVILNETVTPQPPDGSLVTHALHIVLFPQGGPASGDVYLGTAACDPYGKKKASLS, encoded by the coding sequence TTGCTGGCCGTGACGGCGCTGGCCGGGCCGCTCCTGGTCGCCGCCGCGCCGGTGACTTCCACTGGTTGGGCGTCCGCCGGCTCGCTCGACGTGCTGATCGACAACGAGCACGTCGTCACCGGTGAACTGGCGAAGTGCACGGCCGACGGACCGGCTTCGGCGCGGACGGACGGCGGCGTGACCGGCGACGTCGCGTCGTTCGGCCTCGGGGAGTCCGGTTGCGGCCGCTCGGGCGAGGTGGCCATCGCGCAGGCGTCCGGGCACCGGTTCGAGGCGTCGGTCCTCAAGCGGTACGGCGGCCCGGTGATCACCGTCCGGACGTTCTCGGCGAAGTGCGCGACGAGCGCCACCGGCAGCGGCGGCGAGGTGTCGATCGGCGCCGTCACCGGGATCACCGTGCCCGCCGAGATCCCGCCGAACGACCGGATCGTCATCCCCGGCGGCCCGGCGGGCACCGCGCTGGCCACGGTGATCCTCAACGAGACGGTGACGCCCCAGCCGCCGGACGGCAGCCTGGTCACGCACGCGCTGCACATCGTGCTGTTCCCGCAGGGCGGCCCGGCGAGCGGCGACGTCTACCTCGGCACGGCCGCCTGCGACCCGTACGGCAAGAAGAAGGCGTCACTTTCATAG
- a CDS encoding biotin transporter BioY — protein sequence MSSLSIAGKRPVLADLVPGSLVRDIALVAGGAVLTGAAAQLIIPVPGSPVPMTGQTFAALLVGASLGMSRGAASMLVYLLVGAVGVPWFQNGTAGLSGASAGYIVGFVFAGALVGALAGRGGDRTPLRTVGTMVLGNVVIYAFGVPWLMASTGFDLSTAFAKGVTPFLIGDALKIVVAAGLLPLTWKLVSRRTED from the coding sequence GTGTCTTCGCTGTCCATCGCCGGAAAGCGGCCCGTGCTGGCCGACCTCGTGCCCGGCTCGCTCGTCCGGGACATCGCGCTGGTCGCCGGCGGTGCCGTGCTCACCGGCGCCGCCGCGCAGCTGATCATCCCGGTGCCGGGCAGCCCGGTGCCGATGACCGGCCAGACGTTCGCCGCGCTGCTCGTCGGCGCCTCGCTCGGCATGTCGCGCGGCGCCGCGTCGATGCTGGTCTACCTGCTCGTCGGCGCCGTGGGTGTGCCGTGGTTCCAGAACGGCACGGCGGGCCTGTCCGGCGCGAGCGCCGGCTACATCGTCGGGTTCGTCTTCGCGGGCGCCCTCGTCGGCGCGCTCGCCGGGCGCGGCGGCGACCGGACGCCCCTGCGCACCGTGGGCACCATGGTGCTCGGCAACGTCGTGATCTACGCGTTCGGCGTGCCGTGGCTGATGGCCTCGACCGGCTTCGACCTGTCGACGGCCTTCGCCAAGGGCGTCACGCCGTTCCTGATCGGCGACGCGCTGAAGATCGTCGTGGCCGCCGGCCTGCTGCCGCTCACGTGGAAGCTGGTCTCGCGCCGCACCGAAGACTGA
- a CDS encoding ATP-dependent DNA helicase, whose protein sequence is MPARTDFPGVLELLTHAVESVGGAERPGQVEMADAVGRAIRTGEHLAVQAGTGTGKSLAYLVPAIRYAVEKEATVVVSTATIALQRQLVDRDLPRLAKALKKPLGREPTFAILKGRRNYMCLHRLDSGAPDEPEDAQLFDPFAVSRLGKEVTRLREWASDTETGDRDELVPGVTDQAWRQVSVTARECLGASRCPIGTDCFAEKARAEAGRADVIITNHALLAIDALQGYQVLPDHDVVIIDEAHDLVDRVTSVATGELTSAMCASAARRCGKLIDADVADRLLEAGDGLALIVDDLPAGRMDTLPQPLRGAIPAVRDAAHACIKALGSDRKEDLEGATARKLARTLLDEVHDTAVRLLEAFDEDQAHQRDVVWLAGDKFSSNPRPPALKVAPLGVAGLLRERVFNLHTTILTSATLTLGGTFDTMARQWGLPPGAARVEKAPGAATDKEAPSDADTGPKWTGLDVGSPFDHQRNGILYLAKHLPPPGRDGLASSTMDELAELIEAAGGRTLGLFSSMRAAKQAAEEMRERLDFPVLCQGDDATSLLVQKFSEDVRTCLFGTLSLWQGVDVPGPSLQLVVVDRIPFPRPDDPVSSARQRAVEARGGNGFLTVAATHAALLLAQGTGRLHRSVTDRGVVAVLDSRLANARYGGFLRASLPPFWPTMDPKVARDALRRLDAAAPA, encoded by the coding sequence GTGCCCGCTCGAACTGACTTCCCCGGCGTCCTCGAACTCCTGACCCACGCGGTGGAGTCGGTGGGCGGAGCCGAGCGGCCGGGGCAGGTCGAGATGGCCGACGCCGTCGGCCGCGCCATCCGCACCGGCGAGCACCTCGCCGTGCAGGCCGGCACCGGCACCGGCAAGTCGCTGGCCTACCTCGTCCCCGCGATCCGGTACGCCGTCGAGAAGGAAGCCACCGTCGTGGTGTCGACGGCCACCATCGCGCTGCAGCGCCAGCTCGTCGACCGCGACCTCCCCCGGCTCGCGAAGGCGCTGAAGAAGCCGCTGGGCCGCGAACCGACCTTCGCGATCCTCAAGGGCCGCCGCAACTACATGTGCCTGCACCGGCTGGACTCCGGCGCGCCGGACGAGCCGGAGGACGCCCAGCTCTTCGACCCGTTCGCGGTGTCGCGCCTCGGCAAGGAGGTCACGCGGCTGCGGGAATGGGCGTCGGACACCGAAACCGGCGACCGCGACGAGCTCGTCCCGGGCGTGACGGACCAGGCGTGGCGCCAGGTGTCCGTGACCGCAAGGGAATGCCTCGGCGCGTCCCGCTGCCCGATCGGCACGGACTGCTTCGCCGAGAAGGCCCGCGCCGAGGCCGGCCGCGCCGACGTCATCATCACCAACCACGCGTTGCTGGCCATCGACGCGTTGCAGGGCTACCAGGTCCTGCCGGACCACGACGTCGTGATCATCGACGAGGCGCACGACCTGGTCGACCGGGTCACCTCGGTCGCCACCGGCGAGCTGACCAGCGCGATGTGCGCGTCCGCCGCCCGCCGCTGCGGCAAGCTGATCGACGCCGACGTCGCCGACCGCCTGCTCGAAGCGGGTGACGGGCTGGCCCTGATCGTCGACGACCTGCCCGCCGGCCGGATGGACACGCTGCCGCAGCCGTTGCGGGGCGCCATCCCCGCGGTCCGCGACGCCGCGCACGCGTGCATCAAGGCGCTGGGCTCGGACCGCAAGGAGGACCTCGAAGGGGCCACCGCGCGCAAACTGGCGCGCACGCTGCTCGACGAGGTGCACGACACCGCGGTCCGGCTGCTCGAGGCGTTCGACGAAGACCAGGCGCACCAGCGAGACGTCGTGTGGCTGGCGGGCGACAAGTTCTCGTCGAACCCGCGCCCGCCGGCGTTGAAGGTCGCGCCGCTGGGCGTCGCCGGCCTGCTGCGCGAGCGCGTGTTCAACCTGCACACGACGATCCTGACCTCGGCGACGCTGACGCTGGGCGGCACGTTCGACACGATGGCGCGCCAGTGGGGGCTCCCGCCGGGCGCGGCGCGCGTCGAAAAGGCGCCGGGCGCCGCGACGGACAAGGAAGCGCCGTCCGACGCCGACACCGGGCCGAAGTGGACGGGGCTGGACGTCGGCTCGCCGTTCGACCACCAGCGCAACGGGATCCTCTACCTGGCCAAGCACCTTCCGCCGCCAGGGCGTGACGGCCTCGCATCGTCCACAATGGACGAACTGGCCGAGCTGATCGAGGCGGCGGGCGGGCGCACGCTGGGCCTGTTCTCCTCGATGCGCGCGGCCAAGCAGGCGGCCGAAGAGATGCGCGAGCGGCTGGACTTCCCGGTGCTGTGCCAGGGTGACGACGCGACGTCGCTGCTGGTCCAGAAGTTCTCCGAGGATGTCCGGACCTGCTTGTTCGGCACCCTCAGCCTGTGGCAGGGCGTGGACGTCCCGGGCCCGTCGCTGCAGCTCGTGGTCGTCGACCGGATCCCGTTCCCGCGCCCGGACGACCCGGTGTCCTCGGCGCGGCAACGCGCGGTGGAAGCCCGCGGTGGCAACGGGTTCCTCACCGTGGCGGCCACGCACGCGGCGCTGCTGCTGGCGCAGGGCACCGGCCGGCTGCACCGCTCGGTGACCGACCGCGGCGTCGTCGCGGTGCTGGATTCGCGGCTGGCGAACGCCCGCTACGGCGGATTCCTCCGTGCGTCGCTGCCGCCGTTCTGGCCCACGATGGACCCGAAGGTGGCGCGCGACGCCTTGCGGCGCCTGGACGCAGCCGCGCCCGCGTGA
- a CDS encoding OsmC family protein: MGLEVQRDGQHSFVGRNDRGAEVRLGRTGAEGAFSPAELLQIAAAGCSAVTAEELITRRVGEDAKFRVTVSADRREGASELDAVHVAFDVDVSTLAADQREALAGAVDRAIERLCTVSRTLKKGIPVTEEFPIA, translated from the coding sequence ATGGGACTCGAAGTACAGCGCGACGGGCAGCACAGCTTCGTCGGACGCAACGACCGCGGCGCCGAGGTCCGGCTGGGCCGGACCGGTGCGGAGGGGGCGTTTTCGCCCGCCGAGCTGCTGCAGATCGCGGCCGCGGGCTGCAGCGCGGTGACGGCCGAAGAGCTGATCACGCGGCGGGTCGGCGAGGACGCGAAGTTCCGCGTCACCGTCTCGGCCGACCGGCGTGAAGGGGCCTCGGAACTGGACGCCGTGCACGTCGCCTTCGATGTCGATGTGTCGACTTTGGCGGCGGATCAGCGGGAGGCGCTGGCCGGCGCCGTGGACCGCGCGATCGAGCGGCTCTGCACGGTGAGCCGGACGCTCAAGAAGGGCATCCCGGTGACGGAGGAGTTCCCGATCGCGTAA